A section of the Malania oleifera isolate guangnan ecotype guangnan chromosome 2, ASM2987363v1, whole genome shotgun sequence genome encodes:
- the LOC131149672 gene encoding hypothetical protein At1g04090-like produces MPSPALILLVLLLFLLSLSLQSSTMGNCLAHQQIQHSPPPSANDQIFITQKNMPIDAPFHLPSPLPIWPTGGGFANETIDLGGGLQVRQILSFTKVWAALEGGPDDLGATFFDPSPIPAVDGFFMLGSYAQPNKNSLFGWVLVAKDATPGGGALKPPLDYSLVWNSSSSGIKTDGDVGYLWEPKPPAGYSAVGLVVTASPQKPPLDRVRCVRSDLTDVAETDAFIWGQGAAINVSSSRPKNRGTRAQGVPVGTFVATAGSNLANSSIASCLKNTNPNNFSSMPNLDQIHALFQAYSPFVYMHPKEEFLPSSVPWFFNNGALLYTRGQESSPVRIDPTGANLPQGGSNDDAYWLDLPVDGASKETVKKGDIQSFEAYVHAKPMMGATVTDLAVWLFYPFNGAGTLKIESFDIPLENIGQHVGDWEHLTLRISNFNGQLQSIYFAQHSKGVRVPAPELKFESENKAAAFSSYHGHASYPQTGEFLVGSKLKIGIENRTDESSLVVDTGVKYTVVAADHLGAAVVPPPPWLNYMREWGPIISYDIDEEVRKVEKALPKWIRDEFEQIVKKLPPELLQEEGPTGPKGKGNWDGDEFV; encoded by the exons CTCATCAGCAGATTCAGCACTCCCCTCCCCCATCTGCGAATGACCAAATCTTCATAACTCAGAAGAATATGCCCATTGATGCTCCATTCCACCTTCCTTCTCCATTACCCATATGGCCAACTG GGGGAGGTTTTGCAAATGAGACCATTGATTTGGGAGGAGGGCTGCAAGTGCgtcaaattttatctttcaccaAAGTTTGGGCTGCCCTGGAAGGTGGTCCCGACGACCTTGGCGCCACATTCTTCGACCCGTCGCCGATTCCGGCTGTCGACGGATTCTTCATGCTCGGTTCTTATGCCCAACCCAACAAAAACTCTCTTTTTGGGTGGGTTCTCGTAGCCAAGGACGCCACTCCCGGCGGCGGAGCTCTGAAGCCGCCTCTCGACTACTCCCTCGTTTGGAACAGCAGCTCCTCGGGAATCAAGACAGACGGCGACGTCGGCTATCTCTGGGAGCCGAAGCCGCCCGCTGGCTACTCAGCCGTCGGTCTTGTCGTCACCGCCTCGCCGCAGAAGCCTCCCCTCGACAGAGTCCGGTGCGTCCGGTCCGACCTCACGGACGTCGCCGAGACAGACGCGTTTATTTGGGGACAAGGCGCAGCCATTAACGTCTCTAGTTCGAGACCCAAGAACAGAGGAACACGAGCTCAGGGCGTCCCGGTAGGCACATTCGTTGCCACAGCCGGTAGCAATCTGGCGAACTCCTCCATAGCCAGCTGCTTGAAGAACACAAACCCGAATAATTTCTCTTCCATGCCCAATCTCGACCAAATTCATGCTCTGTTCCAAGCTTACTCTCCATTCGTCTACATGCATCCCAAGGAAGAATTCCTTCCTTCTTCGGTACCCTGGTTTTTCAACAACGGTGCTCTGCTTTACACCAGAGGACAAGAATCAAGCCCCGTCCGGATCGACCCGACGGGTGCCAACCTCCCGCAGGGCGGCTCCAACGACGACGCCTACTGGCTGGACCTCCCCGTCGACGGAGCCTCGAAGGAGACGGTAAAGAAGGGGGATATACAGAGCTTCGAGGCTTATGTCCACGCAAAGCCAATGATGGGGGCGACGGTCACCGATTTGGCGGTGTGGCTCTTCTACCCTTTCAACGGCGCCGGAACTCTGAAAATCGAGTCGTTTGATATCCCATTAGAAAACATTGGGCAACACGTCGGGGATTGGGAGCATTTGACATTGAGAATTAGCAATTTCAATGGGCAATTACAGAGCATCTACTTCGCGCAACATAGTAAAGGGGTGAGGGTGCCGGCGCCGGAACTTAAGTTCGAAAGCGAGAACAAGGCTGCGGCGTTCTCGTCCTACCATGGCCACGCTTCGTACCCGCAAACGGGGGAGTTTTTGGTGGGGAGTAAGCTGAAAATTGGGATCGAGAACAGAACCGACGAGAGCAGCCTGGTTGTGGACACGGGGGTCAAGTATACGGTGGTCGCCGCCGACCACTTGGGGGCAGCCGTGGTGCCGCCGCCGCCGTGGCTGAACTATATGAGGGAATGGGGTCCTATAATCAGCTACGACATTGATGAAGAGGTCAGAAAAGTGGAGAAAGCGTTGCCGAAATGGATAAGAGATGAATTTGAGCAGATTGTGAAGAAGCTGCCGCCGGAATTGTTGCAAGAGGAAGGGCCGACAGGGCCGAAGGGAAAAGGGAACTGGGATGGAGATGAATTTGTTTGA